A section of the Paralichthys olivaceus isolate ysfri-2021 chromosome 14, ASM2471397v2, whole genome shotgun sequence genome encodes:
- the jag1b gene encoding protein jagged-1b yields the protein MILRRGSVVAAFLLCFLAKVSQGTGQFELQILSMHNVNGELLSGMCCDGARNMGDRKCTRDECDTFFKVCLKEYQSRVSAAGPCSFGMVSTPVLGGNTFSFKSSVRNDKSRIVLPFSFAWPRSYTLIVEALDFSNETSGADGKLIEKGSHSGMINPSPHWQKLTHNGPVAQFEYQIRVSCDEHYYGFGCNKFCRPRDDFFGHYTCDYNGNKTCLEGWSGPDCNTAICRQGCSTEHGSCKEPGGCKCLYGWQGQYCDKCIPHPGCVHGTCVEPWQCLCDTNWGGHLCDKDLNYCGTHQPCLNGGTCINTGPDKYQCTCADGYSGANCERAEHACLSNPCSNGGSCSETSQGYECQCALGWSGPSCTINVDDCSPNPCNHGGTCQDQVNGFKCHCPSQWTGKTCLIDANECDSKPCVNANSCRNLIGGYFCECVPGWTGQNCDININDCKDQCQNGGTCKDLVNGYRCVCPPGFAGEHCERDIDECGSSPCLNGGHCQDEVNGFQCLCLAGFSGNLCQLDIDYCLPNPCQNGAPCFNLATDYYCACPEDYEGKNCSHLKDHCRTTTCKVIDSCTVAVASNSTPGGERYISSNVCGPHGRCRSQAGGQFSCECQEGFRGTYCHENINDCESNPCRNGGTCIDKVSVYQCICGDGWEGDHCEINIDDCSTNPCHNGGTCRDLVTDFFCECKNGWKGKTCHSRESQCDEATCNNGGTCHDEGNTFQCKCSPGWEGATCNIAKNSSCLPNPCENGGTCVVMGESFTCVCKEGWEGSTCTQNTNDCSPHPCYNSGTCVDGDNWYRCECAAGFAGPDCRININECQSSPCAFGSSCVDEINGYRCLCPPDRTGPLCHEVTRKPCSVNGHVAPDGLKWEEDCNTCHCVNGKVVCTRMWCGPASCKLGVKGQGGCPSGQTCVPIREGHCFVKPCPNFGECWRSNPPTPPTKCHPSSSYQDNSCANITFTFNKENMPRGLTVEEVCKQLRHLYVVKNFSLEHSVSITCDPSFSASNEIHVCIATDDHRLDRSPIKEITDRIIDLVSKRNGNNTIISAIAEVRMPSPSKTDYLVPLLSSIFIVIWVLVLVSILLWCMRRRRKQSNHNGASAAVSEDNTTNNVREQLNQIKNPIEKHVGLPVAIKDYENKNSIIAKIRTNHPEGDEDDKERHLQKGRFAKQPAYTLVERDEKTPISNPNSTSKHPNWTNKQDNRDLETANSINRMDYIV from the exons ATGATTTTGAGACGGGGCTCGGTGGTCGCTGCCTTTTTGCTGTGCTTTCTAGCCAAG GTGTCCCAGGGAACTGGACAATTCGAGTTGCAAATCTTATCCATGCACAATGTGAACGGAGAGTTGCTGAGCGGCATGTGTTGTGACGGCGCGCGGAACATGGGGGATAGAAAGTGCACGCGGGACGAGTGCGATACGTTTTTTAAAGTTTGCCTGAAGGAATACCAGTCGAGGGTCTCTGCTGCGGGCCCCTGCAGCTTCGGAATGGTATCTACGCCCGTCCTGGGAGGGAATACCTTTTCTTTCAAGAGCTCTGTGAGGAATGACAAATCCCGGATAGTTTTGCCCTTCAGTTTTGCCTGGCCG AGGTCCTACACTTTGATAGTGGAAGCCTTGGACTTCAGCAATGAAACCAGTG GCGCAGATGGAAAATTGATAGAGAAAGGCTCCCACTCCGGCATGATCAACCCCAGCCCGCATTGGCAGAAGCTGACTCACAATGGCCCCGTGGCCCAGTTCGAGTACCAGATCCGGGTCAGCTGCGATGAGCACTACTACGGCTTCGGCTGCAACAAGTTTTGTCGGCCACGGGATGACTTCTTCGGGCATTACACATGCGACTACAATGGAAACAAGACCTGTCTGGAAGGCTGGTCTGGACCTGACTGCAACACAG CTATATGTCGACAAGGCTGCAGCACTGAACATGGATCATGTAAGGAGCCAGGTGGATGCAA GTGTCTGTATGGATGGCAGGGCCAGTATTGTGACAAGTGCATCCCCCACCCAGGATGTGTTCATGGCACCTGTGTGGAGCCCTGGCAGTGCCTGTGTGACACCAACTGGGGCGGCCACCTTTGCGACAAAG ATCTGAACTACTGTGGAACTCATCAGCCATGCTTGAACGGAGGGACGTGTATCAACACGGGACCTGACAAGTACCAGTGTACCTGCGCTGATGGTTACTCTGGTGCCAACTGTGAGAGAG CGGAACATGCCTGTCTATCCAATCCATGCTCTAATGGAGGGAGCTGCTCAGAAACCAGTCAAGGCTACGAATGTCAGTGTGCGCTCGGCTGGAGCGGCCCCTCCTGCACCATCA ATGTTGACGACTGCTCTCCAAACCCCTGTAACCATGGAGGCACCTGCCAGGACCAGGTCAATGGTTTCAAATGTCACTGTCCCTCTCAGTGGACAGGGAAGACATGTTTGATTG ATGCCAACGAATGCGATAGCAAGCCCTGCGTCAATGCCAACTCGTGCCGCAACCTGATTGGCGGGTACTTCTGCGAGTGCGTCCCTGGTTGGACAGGGCAGAACTGCGACATCA ATATAAACGACTGCAAGGACCAGTGCCAGAATGGAGGAACTTGCAAG GACTTGGTGAACGGGTATCGTTGCGTGTGCCCCCCTGGCTTCGCCGGTGagcactgtgagagagacaTAGACGAGTGCGGGAGCTCGCCGTGTCTGAACGGCGGCCACTGTCAGGACGAAGTGAATGGCTTCCAGTGTCTGTGTCTGGCTGGCTTCTCAGGAAATCTCTGCCAG CTGGATATCGATTACTGCCTGCCCAACCCGTGTCAGAATGGAGCGCCCTGCTTCAACCTGGCCACAGACTACTACTGCGCATGCCCCGAGGACTACGAGGGCAAAAACTGCTCCCACCTCAAAGACCACTGTCGCACCACCACGTGTAAAG TGATCGACAGCTGCACAGTGGCTGTGGCATCCAACAGCACACCGGGAGGAGAGCGTTACATTTCATCGAATGTGTGTGGACCTCATGGCCGTTGCCGGAGTCAGGCTGGGGGCCAGTTCAGCTGCGAATGCCAAGAGGGCTTCAGAGGCACCTACTGTCACGAGA atatcAATGACTGCGAGAGTAACCCATGCCGCAACGGCGGCACCTGCATCGACAAAGTCAGCGTGTACCAGTGCATTTGCGGCGACGGCTGGGAGGGCGACCACTGCGAGATCA ACATCGATGACTGCAGCACCAACCCCTGTCATAATGGAGGGACATGTCGAGACCTGGTGACTGACTTCTTCTGCGAGTGTAAGAATGGCTGGAAGGGAAAGACGTGCCACTCCC GTGAAAGTCAGTGTGATGAAGCCACATGCAATAATGGTGGCACCTGCCATGACGAGGGAAACACATTCCAGTGCAAGTGTTCTCCTGGGTGGGAGGGTGCGACGTGTAACATAG cTAAAAACTCGAGTTGTCTTCCAAACCCGTGTGAGAACGGAGGGACCTGTGTTGTGATGGGGGAGTCGTTCACCTGCGTCTGCAAGGAAGGCTGGGAGGGTTCCACGTGCACGCAGA atACCAACGACTGCAGTCCCCACCCATG ctacaACAGTGGAACCTGTGTGGATGGGGATAACTGGTACCGCTGCGAGTGCGCCGCAGGCTTCGCTGGTCCAGACTGTCGGATCA ATATTAATGAGTGCCAGTCCTCTCCGTGTGCCTTCGGCTCAAGCTGTGTGGACGAGATCAACGGATACCGCTGCTTGTGTCCACCAGACAGGACGGGGCCCCTATGTCATGAAG TGACGAGAAAACCTTGCTCTGTTAACGGACACGTCGCCCCTGATGGACTCAAATGGGAAGAAGACTGCAACACTTGCCACTGTGTCAATGGGAAAGTCGTGTGCACAAGG ATGTGGTGCGGCCCCGCGTCCTGCAAGCTGggtgtcaaaggtcaaggcGGGTGTCCCTCGGGTCAGACCTGCGTCCCCATCAGGGAGGGCCACTGCTTTGTGAAGCCCTGCCCCAACTTTGGAGAGTGCTGGCGCTCCAACCCTCCCACGCCCCCCACCAAATGCCACCCCAGCTCCAGTTACCAGGACAACAGCTGCGCCAAcatcaccttcaccttcaacaaggAGAACATGCCTCGA GGCTTGACCGTAGAGGAAGTGTGTAAGCAGCTGAGGCACTTGTACGTGGTGAAGAATTTCTCCTTGGAGCATTCTGTGTCCATAACTTGTGACCCCTCATTCTCAGCCAGCAACGAGATCCACGTCTGCATC GCAACAGACGACCATCGCTTGGACCGGAGCCCCATTAAAGAGATCACAGACAGGATAATTGACCTGGTTAGCAAACGCAACGGGAACAACACCATCATCTCTGCCATCGCAGAGGTGCGGATGCCAAGCCCCAGCAAAACTG ACTACCTTGTGCCCCTCCTCAGCTCCATCTTCATCGTCATCTGGGTCCTCGTGCTGGTCTCAATCTTGCTGTGGTGCATGCGCCGTCGGCGGAAACAGAGCAACCACAACGGCGCGTCGGCcgctgtctctgaggacaacaCGACCAACAACGTGCGGGAGCAGCTGAACCAGATCAAGAACCCTATAGAGAAGCATGTGGGCCTCCCGGTGGCAATCAAGGACTATGAAAACAAGAACTCCATCATTGCCAAAATAAGGACAAATCATCCCGAGGGGGATGAGGACGACAAGGAGAGGCACCTGCAGAAGGGCCGCTTTGCCAAACAGCCAGCATACACACTGGTGGAGAGAGACGAGAAGACGCCCATCTCCAACCCCAACTCCACGTCCAAACACCCTAATTGGACTAATAAACAGGACAACAGAGACTTGGAGACAGCAAACAGCATAAACAGGATGGACTACATTGTATAG